The Xiphias gladius isolate SHS-SW01 ecotype Sanya breed wild chromosome 17, ASM1685928v1, whole genome shotgun sequence genome includes the window TGACGCCTCATCAGCTGTTGACAGGCTGAGGCTCTCCTCGATCTCGACCTCCGGGACGCCTTGCATGCATACTCACCCTGTCTCTGCTGTCGCTGTGGCCGTCTTTGAACGCACATGCTGTTTGTCGACCGCCCGGTAACGGAGCATATGCTGCCATGAGCGCTTTGTGTCGCCTGATCCAGAGGGGAGTGCTGAGCGGCCGGCCGTCGTGTCGTCTATTCCCCGGACGGCAGCATGTCCGCGGGGTGGCTCCCACGGTCCGGACCGCCAGCTCATCCAGGTATCCCTGCTAGCTTCCCGGCTAACTGATGCGCTCTGTATGCCTGAGCTGTAGACGTTGTGCGGCGGTTCTGGGTGGACATGACAGCCAAGTGCTTCTCTCTCAATGCAGCCGGTTACTTAACCGTTGGAAAATTCGTCACCGTGTCGTGTCTTGCATCTTTATTAACCGTTAACTTCACAGAGTTTACAGGAATGACATTCAGACGTTTGGTTAACAAGACGGTTGACCTGAAGTTGAGCCATTATCAgttacaaagagagagagaacgcgatttagatagatagatagatagatagatagatagatagataacgTTATGGGCTCTCTGTCGTGTTTTAACGTAACCAATTATGCAGCTAAATTAAGCGACCATTGATGTTTTGTATAGATGGTTTATGGTATGCTATGCTACATGTATGCTAAATTATCAGTTTATTAGATAAGGCATGTCCGGATTAACCTCCtcgccccccctccccccggGCAAAGATTTGTTGTTGGGCCCTATTTACCTCCACTACACGTGGCAATTCATTATTTCTGTAGGCatccagaaaccaaccagtactgtAAGAGACAAAATGATTAGTTAGGTCATACACTGATAGACAGGGAAACAATTTTGATGATCAGTTAACCTATGGGATGTCTGTGTggttaatacagaaaaattaaagcaatttgataaaacagaaactttacaacaaatgagccCAATATAACACAAACAGTTAAGGTCTTAAGACCAGTTTTGGACTGTGTTCCTCTTAAGGACcagggccacaagatggaggatggagaaCCTGTCATAGTTGATATTCAACCTCATTGGTGCAAATTTTCTAACAAATTTGGGTTTTACTCAAATTATGTAGACAGAAATGGAGTCGCGTTAACCTGAGGGTCCGGGGCCCCCCCAGAAAATCATCCGACAATCATTTTGATAAAGAAGTAATTGTTTCAGGTATTTTTCAATCAAAGgtgccaaatattttcttgttgCAACTTCCCAAATTACAGGATTTGCTTCTCTTCATAGTCATACATGACCATTTATTGAATGTCTTTGAGTATTTGACTGTTGGTCcgacaaaacaagaaaactgaagaCATGACTGTGTTCTCTGAGAATTTGCGAATggcattttttcagtgttttttaaatattttatagactaaatgattgtTCAATTAAGcaaataatcggcagattaatcaataatgaaaatagttgcaaCCATAGAGTCCTTTTAAAAATCATCAGATTTTAGTAGTGAAACAGTTAGGTGATAAATCAATTAgtggattgacagaaaataagattTGGACAGCAGATTAATCTTCAAAGTAATTTATCAGGcacaaaatgccaaatattctgtTTCCAGCTACTCAAACATGAAGGTTTCGTAACGACTGAAAAAGTGAATGACTAAGGAAAAAATTTAtgaacagattaatcaatgatgaaaatatttgttaccTCCTTAATAGAGTTGAGTCAGCACCTTTCTTGAGACATTGTCTcaacaaaacctgaacattaaagcttcacaaacagtttttaatcagagctgctgtattgcattatttaattgttttggtgGTTGTGTGATTGTGTCCTCTCCTGTATGCAGTTACCTTAACATCTGCAGGGGCCAAAGGCTCAAAGATTTAaaatcacatctttttttttttttgggtcccTGAAAGTTTCATCACTTTGCACAGTTTTATCACTATGATTTATTATTGTTGCTGTCTAAAGTAGTGACATAATTCTCACCACAGATGCAGCCAATGAGATTCAAACTAATCAGCGgggttggtttgtttttgttttttttccccacagccCAGTCAGCTTGACCTACGATGTCTTCGATGGGAAGGGAGAGAGCACTCCCCTGGTGTTTCTTCATGGCCTTTTTGGCAGCAAATCTAACTTCCATTCAATAGCGAAGTCCTTGGTGCAGCGCACAGGCCGAAAGGTAATGCAGTGATGAAGACATCGCACCTGTCTGTtgttacaacaaaaacagttcatCTTCATGTGTTCGTGTTGGTTCTAAGCAGCCTGATACTAACCCTCACACAAAAGCCAGCATGGGAACGAACAATCAACCAGTATGTTGCCAGTCATTTGATACAACTCCTCGGCACTTGTACTGTTGCAATAAATACTGATAGATAATCTGCTCTCTTGTTTGCTTGAAGAAACGCATTACCTAATGTACACAAGACAGCCTTTGTTTATGCCGTCGCTTTCCTGAGCtggggccaaaaaaaaaaaaggatacagttgacataaaagtttttttttttgtttccgcTCTGTTGCCTCTTTACCCCCAGTCCAAGTGTCCTAACTGTCTTTTGACCAGTTAGGTGCTGACAGTAGATGCCcgtaaccatggcaacagcccTCACAGCTCGGTGCTGACCTATGAAGCAATGACGAGTGATTTGAAGCACCTCCTCGCTCAGCTGCGCATCGAGAAGTGCGTCCTAATCGGCCACAGCATGGGAGGGAAAACGGCAATGACAACTGCTCTGACACAGGTTAGCAGTCGAGAAATGTCAAGAAAGGTCACCATGAATTTATCATGACGCTACAGTCCCCTCGTTGGATGTCACCTGACCTTTCTCACTGTACGTTCCTGTCCTCTCTGAACTTAATAATCCTCCTCTGGTCTTCATGCCACACCTAGCTGTcctatttcagtttttcattggTTTTCCCCACATgacttcattttgtttctctcttttcctacCTGTCTCTGTTTGTAGCCCGGTTTAGTGGAGAAGTTGGTGGTAGTGGACATCAGTCCCGCCCAGACCACCACACGCACCAACTTCCGTTATTACATCCAGGCCATGCAGGAGGTGAAGATCTCCAGCGACATTCCACGTTCCACCGCCAGGCGGATGGCTGAGGATCAGCTGCGCAGTTTGGTCAAGGTCAGGACTGATTTTTGTTTGCACACCATTCAGTGTTTGAAGCAGGTCCATGACAGCTGTTTTTCAATGAATTAAACCGGGATgtaagtttcttttttcataaagCCGTGTCTGTTTTTCAGGAGTCCCCTTAATCTTTCTTGACAGGTACTTTCCTGTATCTGATGGTAAAAGTGTagtagctgatttttttttttttggccgcttgggggcagcagaaataAGTTGTGAACACAGCACCAACAAATTATCACTCagtaaagttgatatggcaaacttgttagcaaacagttgcttatttacacatccccCAAATCCTTGGAGTTGTGTTCCTGTCCACCTGCTGAAcgtaagtccaatattaactctcttctggctctgtttttggtctctaccaacttcTGAGGGAAATACCTGCCTcttagttgctaaatgctcaaTTTTTTTCACCAGCTACTTActagctgtgtctgtctgctttttgatACTGAGCAGGTCACTTACAGTAAGTTTGTAtagctttttcactgaagatAGCTGCTTGCTGTAGGAGAGGACAGTGAGTGaaccaaaatattaattttgcaggccataaaaccaaaacaatgagttggAAGTTGTGAAACCCAATGCAAAGTCGGTTCATAATCTCCTGAGGGTTAatcactacaagcaaccccCTGCACAAACAAGTAGTCATGTGACCCATTTCAAATATAAAAGCATcgattatagctgctttacaAGTCAAATTGTGAACCTGAAACATCATATTTTCCTTCACTCCATCAGGAGCACTCGGTGCGTCAGTTCCTGCTGACTAACCTTGTGGAGCAGAATGGACAGTATGCTTGGAGGGTCAACTTGGAGGCCATCTCGGCGCACCTCGATAACATCATGAGTTTCCCCAGCTTTAACAACATCTATGAGGGACCTACACTGTTTTTGGGTGGTGCCAGTTCGGCTTATATCAGGTATAAAACACCACATTTTATGGGGACATATACGTAGAATGTTTACTGAAAAATTTACATATTATAGATTTACAAGCCTAAACTTATTTGCGATGCTTGTCCGTAACTTggcttttcataaaaataatttaataaattatagGTAATACCGCAATGACACTCATCACCTTGAtctgttaaatataaagtacatgGCCTTGGGACATAGTTGTATCGGTATCTCTTGTTTGATATTGGCCACGGCACCTTAATTTAAACAGGCTTGCTTTGTACACAGGGCCAAGCAAAAGggatatttttcaaacaaaatcagTCTAAACAACCTTTAGTTCTTACACTGAGGGTTATCACATACCTCACCATGCCAGTGCATACCCGTGAGTCTTTCGTTAAcctgaaatttaaattattcCTGATTGATATCTCCATTGATCATTGCAAAAAGTAGAATCCATGCACTGTTCTTTGCTCCCACAatattgtcttttatttattgttgtaaataaactgttgtatttactgttgtaaatttaaaaaaaacgcaTCTGCTGTGCACCTGATTTGACTGATCCGATTTGATCAGTCAGATCTTTTTCAGGCACAAAAAACACTAACATGCATcacattgtgtgtatatatacatatctaaaAGTGACGGCAATAAGCAGGCGACCAAACTGGAAAGCCATTGGCTGTAACCTCAGGCCATCGTGTGTGTATCTTCAGGAAACAATGAAGTGAGCATCCTTCACAAGTGTCAACAACTTGAATGCCATACAGTATGATGCATTCTTAGACAGCCTAAGAcgtaaaaaagtaaaaaaaaaagtagaagtgAAAATAGAagtgaaaaatcaaaataatatgaaattaaattatactTACAAACGTgaatataaagaaagaaaaacaaaaaaagtaaataagtaaaatgaaataaaaatttaaaaagtaaagaaataaataattaaaaataaaaaaaaaaaaaaaaaaaaaaaaaaaaatgtgccaagCCCCCGCCGGCTGACAGTCAGAGGACTTTGAAATTACATGGAGTGAAACCCCAAAGCGACCAGGACACCCCCATGAAGAATGgtttgtgtacatatatgtgcaTTAAATAGAAATTAcaaattacagtaaatgtacctttttaacaggaaaaaaaatcccaagaaaaAGCACTTCAGCATCCTTGATAAAATGCTTGGTCACTCCATCTGTGTTTCaactttttatatttactgttcaTCTTCCTTCCGTCTCTGTTGCCCCTGCACTGATCCATTTTACCGGATATTCTCATTCCTCCTTCTACGTGTCTTCACTCATGATCCAGCTCCGAGGATTACCCAGAAATCCAGAGGCTGTTCCCTAATGCTGACATCCAGTACATCCCAGATGCGAGCCACTGGATCCACGCAGATAAACCCTTGGATTTCATCAGCTCCATCATCTCCTTCCTTCAGTCCTAGCTGCCTCCTGTCTACACCTCAGAACATTATTATGCTCCGTACCTCTGAGCGTCTGTGCGCCGAAAAGGAAGGTGAGAATTCAGCAGCTTCAGCAAGAGCGAGTGGTGTCATTAATGATGCTAATATTTGAAAACACTGGACCAAACTCGCCCTTTTACAGCAGTCAGTTCTTACCTTTTAacagtgtagtgtagtgtagcgTAGCGTAGgcaaacttttcttttgtttagtcTCTCCACCAGACAGGTAGTGTTACTAGATTGGCTGGTTTCTAGATGATTTTAGATCAGTAGGTAGACAATAGCAATGAAAATATCTCAAATTTAACATAATGGGGCTGTTCTGGAGGTGATATACTAATCCAAAGAAACTCTTATTTGCACAGTGCTTACTCTGTGTTGATACATCTATGCCAGTATAATAGAAAAGTGGATTTAGGCCAAGTCCAATCTGGGACCGCTGAAGTGGACCAGCAGTAAGATAGTTGGATATGAAGGTTTTAACGTCACTGGAATGAAACAAACGCTGCATATCTGAGAAGCTCTTCTCGGAGAGAAGTGAAGAATGTGCGCAGCAAAAATAGTTTCTTTGCACGAGGGAGTTTGGTATCGTGTCAGGAGGTTCTAGCTCTGCGAAGAGGCTGTAAGACGGACTTTATGTATACAGGGGGTTTGTTGTAGAAATTTGATAATGGTGACATATTTtcccatcctctcctctgtttatCTGCTGTATGTCAGAGATGAGGATTTATGTGTCAGCTACACTGTCAAAACTCGAGCTCATCGAGAGCACTGGTTATATTTTTATGCCAACATAATCTATGAATCTATGAAAACCCATCTGAAATGCTCTAATGCAGTGTTGTCACAATCTGTTTCCTGAATATCT containing:
- the abhd11 gene encoding protein ABHD11, which gives rise to MSALCRLIQRGVLSGRPSCRLFPGRQHVRGVAPTVRTASSSSPVSLTYDVFDGKGESTPLVFLHGLFGSKSNFHSIAKSLVQRTGRKVLTVDARNHGNSPHSSVLTYEAMTSDLKHLLAQLRIEKCVLIGHSMGGKTAMTTALTQPGLVEKLVVVDISPAQTTTRTNFRYYIQAMQEVKISSDIPRSTARRMAEDQLRSLVKEHSVRQFLLTNLVEQNGQYAWRVNLEAISAHLDNIMSFPSFNNIYEGPTLFLGGASSAYISSEDYPEIQRLFPNADIQYIPDASHWIHADKPLDFISSIISFLQS